The following coding sequences are from one Halomonas sp. HAL1 window:
- a CDS encoding alpha/beta fold hydrolase — MAHNNHNNPSFKAALSAWAAPIRLDANWNEGNYYDGEPPTDGLKEALKLVTLNANHWQWANETFTRDWADEARDPTQDINARYAIEQTLDDIAAARAELSDANHLLYLVRANQTFMAGHGDSLEEGLAAIEAPTLMLYSENDLVFAPQGVRRTAELIEADGTDVTLETLEGNRGHLDGVLSIDQASDTLREFLQ, encoded by the coding sequence GTGGCCCATAACAATCACAATAACCCCTCGTTTAAGGCAGCCCTAAGCGCCTGGGCAGCGCCGATTCGACTGGATGCCAACTGGAACGAGGGTAATTACTACGACGGCGAACCACCCACCGACGGCTTAAAAGAAGCGCTGAAGCTGGTGACGCTCAACGCCAACCACTGGCAGTGGGCCAACGAGACTTTCACCCGTGACTGGGCCGACGAAGCGCGCGACCCCACCCAGGATATCAACGCCCGCTACGCGATCGAGCAAACGCTGGATGACATCGCCGCCGCCCGTGCAGAACTATCTGATGCCAATCACTTGCTCTACCTAGTGCGTGCCAACCAAACCTTTATGGCGGGCCACGGCGACTCGCTAGAGGAAGGACTTGCCGCCATCGAAGCGCCCACTTTGATGCTCTACAGCGAAAACGACCTCGTCTTCGCGCCCCAAGGCGTGCGCCGTACCGCCGAGCTGATTGAAGCAGACGGCACCGACGTGACGCTTGAAACCCTGGAAGGTAATCGAGGCCACTTGGATGGCGTGCTATCCATTGATCAGGCGAGTGATACGTTGCGTGAGTTTTTGCAGTAA
- a CDS encoding UbiH/UbiF/VisC/COQ6 family ubiquinone biosynthesis hydroxylase, whose amino-acid sequence MQQSEQRSGQHDHDVIIVGGGMVGAALAARLGQTGFSVGLVEQGDAPTPPSGDYDLRISSLNARSLAFIKASGTTLPEERSCPFRHIDVSNQDGTGHSLFSAEDSGMEDFGIFIENRTLQYALWQRLEQLPSVTCYTQCAPLSTVSATNSRLLELDNGKTLSARLIVGADGATSTLRSLAGISVTRYDYHQRAMIINVETELPQQDVSWQVFTPTGPLAMLPLPGQRASLVWYDRDETTKAREQLDDDALTAAIEMAFPKRLGKITRIVARASFPIKRQHAQRYIGKRLALIGDAAHVVHPLAGQGLNIGLHDADTLAEIIVKGRDPGDPIDLLRFECQRRVANQAMIAATDSFHHLFTGAKPLRQLGDLSLQIAERFPFAKRMMMQQANGLNPFKMR is encoded by the coding sequence ATGCAACAGTCTGAGCAACGTTCTGGGCAGCACGACCATGATGTCATCATTGTCGGCGGCGGTATGGTCGGCGCCGCGCTGGCAGCGCGCTTGGGCCAAACCGGCTTTTCTGTCGGGCTGGTGGAACAGGGCGATGCCCCCACCCCGCCCAGCGGCGATTATGACCTGCGCATCTCATCGCTCAATGCGCGCTCGCTGGCATTTATCAAAGCAAGCGGCACCACTCTGCCGGAAGAGCGTAGCTGCCCGTTTCGCCATATCGATGTTTCCAACCAGGATGGCACCGGCCACTCGCTGTTTTCCGCTGAAGATAGCGGAATGGAAGACTTCGGCATCTTTATCGAAAACCGCACCCTGCAGTATGCGCTATGGCAACGCCTGGAACAGCTGCCCAGCGTTACCTGCTACACCCAGTGCGCGCCGTTAAGCACCGTCTCGGCGACGAACAGCCGCCTACTGGAGCTGGATAACGGCAAAACCCTAAGCGCCCGCCTGATTGTCGGCGCCGACGGGGCAACATCGACGCTGCGTTCGCTGGCCGGCATTAGCGTGACCCGCTATGACTACCATCAGCGGGCAATGATCATTAACGTGGAAACCGAACTGCCCCAGCAGGATGTCAGTTGGCAGGTGTTTACCCCCACCGGCCCGCTGGCCATGCTGCCGCTTCCCGGCCAGCGCGCCTCCCTGGTGTGGTATGACCGCGACGAAACCACCAAAGCCCGCGAACAGCTCGACGATGACGCGCTGACAGCGGCCATCGAAATGGCCTTTCCTAAACGCCTGGGCAAAATCACTCGCATCGTGGCGCGGGCCAGCTTTCCCATCAAGCGCCAGCACGCTCAGCGCTATATCGGCAAGCGCCTGGCGTTGATTGGCGATGCCGCCCATGTGGTGCACCCGTTGGCAGGCCAGGGGTTGAATATCGGCCTTCACGACGCCGACACCCTTGCTGAGATCATCGTCAAAGGCCGCGATCCAGGTGACCCGATTGACCTACTTCGCTTTGAGTGCCAGCGCCGCGTCGCCAACCAGGCCATGATCGCCGCCACCGACAGCTTTCATCACCTGTTTACCGGTGCCAAGCCGCTGCGCCAGCTAGGCGATCTAAGCCTGCAAATTGCCGAGCGCTTCCCGTTCGCCAAACGCATGATGATGCAACAAGCCAACGGCTTGAATCCATTCAAAATGCGCTAG
- a CDS encoding NAD-dependent protein deacetylase: MEIVNSVAQAGKELAAFIQQHPKLWVITGAGVSTDSGIPDYRDADGQWKRPPPVQHGDFMSSHHVRQRYWARALIGFSALREAQASGAHHALAALESRGYIQQLVTQNVDRLHQRAGSRRVIDLHGRADMVKCMVCDYQMMRHAMHAEMARMNPSFTGLQAGHAPDGDADLETDFSTFRIFDCPRCSGILKPDVVFYGDVVPAERRLAAQVALAEADAVLAVGTSLMVFSGYRFCRAAHERGMPLASLSLGVTRADALLTHQWRTPLTPVLEQAVRCLQPS, encoded by the coding sequence GTGGAAATAGTAAATAGCGTTGCCCAGGCGGGTAAGGAGCTGGCAGCGTTTATCCAGCAGCACCCCAAACTGTGGGTGATTACCGGTGCGGGCGTAAGTACCGACAGCGGCATTCCGGACTATCGGGATGCGGATGGGCAGTGGAAGCGCCCGCCGCCAGTGCAGCATGGCGACTTTATGAGTTCTCATCATGTTCGTCAGCGCTACTGGGCGCGTGCGCTGATCGGCTTTAGCGCCTTGCGCGAAGCCCAGGCGAGTGGTGCGCACCATGCGCTGGCTGCGCTGGAGTCGCGGGGTTATATCCAGCAGTTAGTGACCCAAAACGTTGACCGTTTGCATCAGCGCGCTGGTTCGCGCCGGGTGATCGACCTGCATGGCCGGGCGGACATGGTGAAGTGTATGGTGTGCGACTATCAAATGATGCGCCACGCCATGCATGCCGAAATGGCGCGCATGAATCCTAGCTTTACAGGTTTACAGGCGGGGCACGCTCCGGATGGCGACGCCGATCTGGAAACCGACTTCAGCACTTTTCGTATTTTCGACTGCCCGCGCTGTAGCGGCATCCTGAAGCCTGATGTGGTGTTCTACGGCGATGTGGTCCCCGCCGAACGGCGGCTGGCAGCCCAGGTGGCGCTGGCCGAGGCAGATGCGGTGCTGGCAGTGGGTACCTCGTTGATGGTGTTTTCCGGCTACCGCTTCTGCCGCGCCGCCCATGAACGGGGCATGCCGCTGGCATCGCTCTCGCTCGGCGTCACCCGGGCGGATGCGCTGTTGACTCATCAGTGGCGCACGCCGTTAACGCCGGTGCTTGAACAGGCCGTTCGCTGTTTGCAGCCCTCTTAA
- a CDS encoding DNA-3-methyladenine glycosylase — protein MPNVKNSELTPLPRDFYNRDTLEVARAMLGCWLVREHNGEQMAARIVETEAYCGAEDSACHAHRRRSPRTEAMFGPAGHAYVYLVYGMHWLLNVVTEPEGSPCAVLIRAVEPTANEAAMRAIRQATGKQLSNGPGKLTRALTIDKALYGHDMTQGDKLWISAATHDASIVSGPRVGIDYAQPEHRDAPWRLWLEDNAWVSKAR, from the coding sequence ATGCCAAATGTTAAAAACAGCGAGCTGACGCCACTTCCAAGGGATTTTTATAACCGCGACACGCTTGAAGTGGCTCGAGCCATGCTCGGCTGCTGGCTGGTGCGCGAGCATAACGGCGAGCAGATGGCGGCAAGAATTGTCGAAACCGAGGCTTATTGCGGCGCGGAAGACTCGGCCTGCCATGCTCACCGTCGCCGCTCACCGCGCACAGAAGCGATGTTCGGCCCCGCTGGCCACGCCTACGTGTATCTGGTTTACGGCATGCACTGGTTACTGAACGTGGTGACTGAGCCGGAAGGCTCGCCCTGCGCGGTATTGATTCGTGCTGTTGAGCCCACGGCCAACGAGGCCGCCATGCGCGCTATTCGTCAGGCAACGGGCAAACAACTCAGCAATGGCCCCGGCAAGCTCACGCGCGCTTTAACGATTGATAAAGCGCTGTATGGCCATGATATGACCCAGGGTGACAAGCTGTGGATTAGCGCAGCAACCCACGACGCCTCGATCGTCAGTGGGCCCCGTGTAGGCATCGATTACGCCCAGCCCGAGCACCGTGATGCACCCTGGCGGCTCTGGTTGGAAGATAATGCATGGGTATCGAAAGCACGCTAA
- a CDS encoding YdiU family protein, with protein sequence MLPFEHLYSTLPEPLWVATQATPVASPELIAFNAPLAHELGAQEIPDPATLAEWFSGNQPMPDAKPGALGYAGHQFGNFVPQLGDGRALLLGEVIDQAGIRRDVQLKGSGRTPFSRGGDGRSPLGPVLREYLVSEFMAAMGIPTTRALAAVTSGERVVRQMAEPGAVFTRVASSHIRVGTFQFAAAQRDETLLKALADHVIARHYPEAAKAEDSYMALLEAVVARQAVLIARWMSVGFIHGVMNTDNCSIAGETIDYGPCAFMEQFDPQKVYSSIDQGRRYAFANQPTIAQWNLARFAETLLPLMREEGETVVEQATNAIRRFDTLFSAEQLRLHADKLGLAAESPQAEALMEGLESQMHQGRMDMTATFDALTQYASSPNDEHREALLALTTQPNELTAWLDTWQHAQVASQDSERFAAMRRANPVIIPRNHRVQEVIDAAYDGDFVPFHTLLAVVTQPFDDSVEARRLAAPATDNEQVLRTFCGT encoded by the coding sequence GTGCTGCCATTCGAACATCTCTATTCCACCTTGCCGGAACCCCTCTGGGTCGCCACCCAAGCAACACCCGTCGCTAGCCCAGAGCTGATCGCGTTCAATGCGCCGCTTGCCCATGAGCTGGGCGCTCAAGAGATACCTGATCCCGCCACGCTCGCCGAGTGGTTTAGCGGCAACCAGCCCATGCCGGATGCCAAGCCGGGCGCATTAGGTTACGCAGGCCACCAGTTCGGCAACTTCGTGCCACAACTAGGCGATGGCCGTGCGTTGCTGCTGGGCGAAGTGATCGACCAGGCTGGCATTCGCCGCGATGTGCAGCTAAAGGGCAGCGGTCGCACGCCGTTTTCCCGCGGTGGCGATGGTCGTTCGCCGTTAGGCCCGGTGCTGCGTGAATATCTGGTCAGCGAATTTATGGCCGCGATGGGCATCCCCACCACCCGTGCTCTGGCGGCGGTGACCAGCGGCGAGCGGGTGGTGCGGCAGATGGCAGAGCCTGGCGCTGTGTTTACCCGTGTGGCCAGTAGTCATATTCGTGTAGGCACTTTTCAGTTTGCCGCTGCGCAACGGGATGAAACACTGCTCAAAGCACTGGCGGATCATGTGATTGCGCGCCACTACCCGGAGGCCGCCAAGGCGGAAGACTCCTATATGGCGCTGCTGGAAGCGGTGGTCGCCCGCCAGGCCGTGCTGATCGCCCGCTGGATGAGCGTCGGCTTTATCCATGGTGTGATGAATACCGATAACTGCAGCATTGCCGGTGAAACCATCGATTACGGCCCCTGTGCCTTTATGGAGCAGTTCGATCCGCAGAAGGTATATAGCTCCATCGACCAAGGCCGCCGCTACGCCTTTGCCAACCAGCCCACCATTGCCCAGTGGAATCTGGCCCGCTTTGCTGAAACGCTGCTGCCGTTAATGCGTGAAGAAGGCGAGACGGTGGTAGAGCAGGCCACCAATGCCATTCGCCGCTTCGATACGCTGTTCAGTGCAGAGCAACTCCGCCTGCACGCCGATAAACTCGGTTTAGCGGCGGAAAGCCCCCAAGCTGAAGCCCTAATGGAAGGCCTCGAAAGCCAGATGCACCAGGGGCGGATGGATATGACCGCCACTTTTGATGCGCTCACACAATACGCTTCCTCGCCGAATGATGAACACCGCGAGGCGCTGCTGGCGCTAACGACTCAGCCTAATGAGCTAACCGCGTGGCTAGATACCTGGCAGCACGCGCAGGTAGCCAGCCAGGATAGCGAGCGTTTTGCCGCCATGCGTCGCGCCAACCCGGTCATTATTCCCCGCAACCACCGGGTTCAAGAGGTCATCGATGCCGCTTACGACGGTGATTTTGTGCCTTTTCATACGCTGTTAGCGGTCGTCACCCAACCATTCGATGACTCCGTGGAAGCGCGCCGTTTAGCGGCGCCCGCCACGGATAATGAGCAGGTGCTAAGGACATTCTGCGGCACCTGA
- the dinB gene encoding DNA polymerase IV, with product MRKIIHCDCDCFYAAVEMRDNPALRDIPIAIGGSVEQRGVVATCNYPAREFGIHSAMPMGQALKRCPHLTVIRGEMAKYKEVARQVFAIYRDVTELIEPLSLDEAFLDVSEVTQHRGSATLMAEAIRERVSREVGITVSAGVAPNKFLAKIASDWNKPDGLCVITPDKVDSFVQQLPVKKIHGVGPRTAEKLAGLDIHTCADLRTRTLTDLVEHFGRFGRRLHELSWGRDERPVKTHRERKSVSTEQTYAQDLPNLDACHRELPALIEDLERRYARLDPPLAVRGLIVKVKFNDFTQTTVEHADPAPNLAQFETLLNIGWSRGERPVRLLGVGYRLAESAQEHQLPLF from the coding sequence GTGCGCAAAATCATTCACTGCGACTGTGACTGCTTTTATGCAGCAGTGGAAATGCGCGATAACCCCGCGCTGCGGGATATCCCGATTGCGATTGGCGGCAGCGTCGAGCAGCGCGGGGTGGTGGCCACTTGCAACTATCCCGCCCGCGAGTTTGGTATTCATTCGGCCATGCCCATGGGACAAGCGCTCAAGCGTTGCCCGCATCTCACCGTGATTCGCGGTGAGATGGCCAAATACAAAGAGGTCGCCCGCCAGGTCTTCGCCATTTATCGCGATGTGACTGAACTGATCGAACCGCTCTCCCTGGATGAGGCCTTTCTGGATGTCTCGGAGGTCACCCAGCACCGCGGCAGCGCGACACTTATGGCCGAAGCGATCCGCGAACGGGTCAGTCGAGAAGTGGGGATCACCGTTTCAGCGGGCGTCGCGCCCAACAAGTTTCTGGCCAAAATTGCCAGCGACTGGAACAAACCCGACGGCCTGTGCGTGATTACGCCGGATAAGGTCGATAGCTTCGTACAACAGCTGCCGGTCAAGAAAATCCATGGGGTGGGCCCGCGTACGGCTGAGAAGTTAGCGGGGCTGGATATTCATACCTGCGCTGACCTGCGCACCCGCACGCTGACCGACCTGGTCGAGCACTTTGGCCGCTTTGGGCGGCGGCTGCATGAGCTAAGCTGGGGGCGGGACGAGCGCCCGGTGAAAACCCACCGGGAGCGCAAATCGGTTAGCACCGAGCAGACCTACGCCCAGGATTTACCCAACCTCGATGCCTGTCACCGAGAACTACCCGCGCTGATCGAAGATCTGGAGCGTCGCTATGCGCGTCTAGACCCGCCATTGGCGGTGCGCGGCCTCATCGTCAAAGTAAAATTCAACGACTTTACTCAAACCACGGTCGAACACGCCGACCCAGCGCCCAATCTTGCTCAGTTTGAAACCTTGCTCAATATCGGCTGGTCACGTGGTGAGCGCCCCGTGCGCCTGCTGGGTGTCGGGTACCGGCTGGCGGAAAGCGCGCAGGAACACCAACTACCGCTGTTTTAA
- a CDS encoding alpha/beta fold hydrolase: MSADAASRPRLVFAHANGFPGLSYRSLLNPLAEMFDLHPLDRLGHHPDYPVNHNWGNLVDELLSYLPQSDKPLLGVGHSLGGTLMAMAADKQPERFCGVIMLDPPLMLGSDAWAMKAAKRFGFIDRITPAGKTLGRRSVWPSREVMASSLGRRGLFKRFTPQALNDYIEAGTRLLDDGSAELTFDPSIEVEIFRHLPDHLSRLPQRLGVPLELVAGNESHLLTASRIKRLRRKGLSVSEVPGTHMFPMEHPDETRAAILTAWQRIANARQTSHTA; the protein is encoded by the coding sequence ATGTCTGCTGATGCCGCTTCACGCCCCCGTTTAGTGTTTGCCCACGCCAATGGTTTTCCAGGGTTAAGCTACCGCAGCCTGCTGAACCCGCTGGCAGAGATGTTTGATCTCCACCCGCTGGATCGGCTGGGCCATCACCCGGATTATCCGGTGAATCATAACTGGGGCAACCTGGTGGATGAGCTGCTGAGCTACCTGCCGCAGAGTGATAAACCGCTGCTGGGCGTGGGGCACTCGCTGGGCGGCACTTTGATGGCCATGGCCGCCGACAAGCAGCCCGAGCGCTTTTGTGGGGTGATCATGCTCGACCCACCGCTAATGCTGGGGTCGGATGCCTGGGCGATGAAAGCGGCCAAGCGGTTTGGCTTTATTGACCGAATTACACCTGCCGGTAAAACCCTGGGGCGGCGAAGTGTATGGCCGAGCCGTGAGGTAATGGCGAGTTCACTGGGACGTCGGGGACTGTTTAAGCGCTTTACCCCCCAAGCACTCAACGACTACATTGAAGCAGGGACACGCTTGTTAGACGACGGCAGCGCTGAGCTGACCTTTGATCCTAGCATTGAGGTGGAGATTTTCCGCCATCTGCCGGATCACCTTTCGCGCTTGCCGCAGCGGCTTGGCGTGCCGCTAGAGCTGGTGGCGGGTAACGAATCCCACTTGCTGACGGCGTCGCGCATCAAACGCTTGCGGCGAAAGGGGTTATCGGTGAGCGAGGTTCCCGGTACGCACATGTTCCCGATGGAGCACCCGGATGAGACGCGTGCCGCCATTTTGACTGCCTGGCAACGTATCGCCAACGCCAGACAGACTTCTCATACAGCGTAA
- a CDS encoding YkoF family thiamine/hydroxymethylpyrimidine-binding protein, producing MYLSVQLSYYPLADDFKPVVKEVVKRLEATGLEVHPNRMSTQVFGEFDEVMAALSDVMKWSFETHGKAVFTANFLEGDRRPR from the coding sequence ATGTACCTTTCCGTACAACTTAGCTATTACCCGCTGGCCGATGACTTCAAGCCGGTAGTCAAAGAGGTGGTGAAACGCCTGGAGGCGACGGGACTGGAAGTGCACCCGAACCGCATGAGCACTCAGGTATTTGGCGAGTTCGATGAGGTAATGGCAGCATTAAGCGATGTGATGAAGTGGTCGTTTGAGACCCATGGTAAAGCGGTATTTACGGCTAACTTTTTGGAAGGCGATCGTCGGCCTCGATAG
- the gabT gene encoding 4-aminobutyrate--2-oxoglutarate transaminase, whose protein sequence is MSSNAELNELKHKYVAAGAASPATAFADRAENSEIWDVDGNRFIDFAGGIGVLNVGHRHPKVVAAVKAQLDKLMHTCQTVMPYEGYVKVAEKLSQIVPVRGHAKVMLANSGAEALENAVKIARAATGRSNVICFDGGYHGRTFFTMAMNGKVAPYQSDFGPMPGTVFRAPYPVPYHGVSEDEAIRGLKMTLKTDANPKDTAAIVLEPVLGEGGFYPASTSFLTKIREICDEHGILMIIDEVQSGFGRTGKMFAIEHSGVEPDIMTMAKSMADGMPISAIVGTDKVMDASGPNSLGGTYTGSPTACAAALAVMEVFEEENILEKSQALGDKLAKRFNEWAGKFDCIDNVRNMGSMAAFELVSNKADHTPNAELAAALCKKAREEGLILLSCGMYGNTIRFLMPVTIQDDVLNEGLDIIESCLESLT, encoded by the coding sequence ATGAGCAGCAATGCCGAACTGAACGAGTTGAAACACAAATATGTCGCTGCTGGCGCTGCTAGCCCCGCAACGGCATTCGCCGACCGCGCTGAAAATTCTGAAATCTGGGACGTTGACGGCAACCGCTTCATCGACTTTGCAGGCGGCATTGGCGTACTTAACGTGGGCCACCGCCACCCGAAAGTAGTCGCGGCGGTAAAAGCCCAGCTTGATAAGCTGATGCACACCTGCCAGACGGTCATGCCTTATGAAGGCTATGTCAAAGTCGCTGAAAAACTCAGCCAGATCGTGCCTGTTCGTGGCCACGCCAAGGTCATGCTGGCTAACTCGGGCGCTGAAGCGCTGGAAAACGCCGTCAAGATCGCCCGCGCAGCCACCGGCCGTTCCAACGTTATCTGCTTTGACGGCGGCTACCACGGCCGTACCTTCTTCACCATGGCCATGAACGGCAAGGTAGCGCCTTACCAGAGCGACTTCGGCCCGATGCCGGGCACCGTCTTCCGAGCCCCTTACCCAGTGCCCTACCACGGCGTTAGCGAAGATGAAGCCATTCGTGGCCTTAAGATGACGCTAAAAACCGATGCCAACCCCAAAGATACCGCAGCCATCGTGCTTGAGCCGGTACTAGGTGAAGGCGGTTTCTACCCAGCCTCTACCAGCTTCCTGACCAAGATCCGTGAAATCTGCGATGAGCACGGCATCCTGATGATCATCGACGAAGTGCAGTCAGGCTTTGGCCGTACCGGCAAAATGTTTGCCATCGAACACAGCGGCGTTGAACCGGACATCATGACCATGGCCAAGAGTATGGCTGACGGCATGCCGATCTCCGCGATTGTCGGTACCGACAAAGTCATGGACGCATCAGGCCCTAACTCACTGGGCGGCACTTACACCGGTAGCCCCACCGCCTGTGCCGCAGCGCTGGCCGTGATGGAAGTGTTTGAAGAAGAGAACATTCTGGAGAAGAGCCAAGCGCTGGGCGACAAGCTGGCGAAGCGCTTCAATGAATGGGCGGGCAAGTTTGACTGCATCGATAACGTGCGCAATATGGGCTCGATGGCCGCATTTGAGTTGGTATCGAACAAAGCAGATCACACGCCTAATGCTGAGCTGGCGGCGGCGCTGTGCAAGAAAGCCCGTGAAGAAGGCTTGATCCTACTGTCATGCGGTATGTACGGCAACACCATCCGTTTCCTGATGCCTGTCACCATTCAAGACGACGTACTTAACGAAGGTTTGGATATCATTGAGTCCTGCCTGGAATCGTTGACCTAA
- a CDS encoding EAL domain-containing protein, with translation MSQCARVNGSCKRCEGELPFAFTMAFQPIVDLSLAEIVTYEALVRGMQGESAGSVISQVTSDLLYRFDQACRVKAIEMASALGMQTNLSINFLPNAVYEPEACIQATLEVSKRVGWPTNRLIFEITETERVRDRQHLCNIIDAYRSMGFKTALDDFGNGYANLDLLTDLTPDTLKIDRELVMHCDSDLRRQALLNAIILLAQELDMGLIAEGVETRAEALWLARAGIVRQQGFYFARPAVNALSGDLTEHLQELRLAVKTLNRA, from the coding sequence ATGAGCCAGTGCGCACGCGTTAATGGCAGCTGTAAACGCTGTGAAGGCGAATTGCCTTTTGCATTCACCATGGCTTTTCAACCGATTGTGGATTTATCACTGGCTGAAATCGTCACTTACGAGGCGCTGGTTCGCGGTATGCAAGGCGAGTCTGCTGGGAGCGTTATTTCGCAAGTCACAAGTGATTTGCTCTACCGCTTTGACCAGGCCTGCCGAGTGAAAGCGATCGAAATGGCCAGTGCACTGGGCATGCAAACCAATCTTTCGATTAACTTTTTGCCCAACGCCGTTTACGAACCCGAAGCCTGTATACAGGCAACGCTAGAAGTATCAAAGCGGGTGGGCTGGCCAACGAACCGGCTCATTTTTGAAATCACCGAAACTGAGCGAGTCCGCGACCGCCAGCACCTATGCAATATCATTGATGCCTATCGCTCGATGGGTTTCAAAACGGCACTCGATGACTTTGGCAACGGTTACGCCAACCTGGATCTGCTCACTGACTTAACCCCTGACACGCTCAAAATCGATCGTGAATTAGTGATGCACTGCGATAGCGACCTACGCCGCCAAGCACTGTTGAACGCCATCATTTTACTCGCCCAAGAGCTCGACATGGGACTGATCGCCGAAGGCGTAGAAACCCGAGCCGAGGCATTGTGGCTGGCCCGGGCCGGCATTGTCCGTCAGCAGGGCTTTTATTTTGCCAGGCCCGCAGTGAACGCCCTTAGCGGCGACTTGACGGAGCACCTTCAAGAGTTGCGCCTAGCTGTTAAAACGCTAAACAGGGCTTAA
- a CDS encoding CaiB/BaiF CoA-transferase family protein: MSEPTKPLAGIKVLDISRVLAGPWCGQMLADMGADVIKVERPGSGDDTRHWGPPWLAGTEESAYYLCANRGKRSVTVDMAKPEGQAVIKQLVAQSDVLIENFKVGGLKRYGLDYASLKALNPKLIYCSITGFGQESPYAHRAGYDFMIQAMGGIMSLTGKPDDEPGGGPVKSGVAFTDIFTGLYAANAILAALYQRRDSGVGCHIDMALMDVQVGVLANQALNYLTSGNVPQRLGNAHPNIVPYQAFATQDGHMIMAVGNDEQFKRFCTVLSLPTLAEDPRFATNGARVNHRALLVPQLEAALAQRTTDEWLAAFEAVGVPCGPINTLDRVFDDPHVKARGLKQTLPHDQAGHVDLVANPIRFNGAQLSATTAPPHLGQHTESVLEELGITPEQRTALREAGII, encoded by the coding sequence ATGAGTGAGCCAACCAAACCACTGGCCGGCATTAAAGTACTCGATATCTCCCGCGTACTGGCCGGGCCGTGGTGCGGTCAAATGCTTGCGGATATGGGCGCGGATGTCATCAAGGTTGAACGCCCCGGCAGCGGCGATGACACTCGCCACTGGGGCCCTCCTTGGCTGGCGGGCACTGAAGAGTCGGCGTACTACCTGTGCGCTAACCGCGGCAAACGCTCGGTGACCGTCGATATGGCCAAGCCCGAAGGCCAAGCGGTAATTAAGCAGTTAGTCGCGCAATCGGATGTGCTGATAGAGAACTTCAAGGTCGGCGGCCTCAAGCGTTATGGCTTGGATTACGCCAGCCTGAAAGCGCTAAATCCTAAGCTGATCTACTGCTCGATTACCGGTTTTGGCCAGGAAAGCCCTTACGCCCACCGGGCGGGTTACGACTTTATGATTCAAGCCATGGGCGGGATTATGAGCCTAACCGGCAAGCCCGATGACGAACCTGGCGGCGGGCCAGTGAAGAGCGGCGTCGCGTTTACCGATATTTTTACCGGGCTGTATGCGGCCAATGCGATACTCGCCGCGCTTTATCAGCGCCGCGATAGCGGCGTTGGTTGCCATATTGATATGGCATTGATGGATGTCCAGGTGGGTGTGCTCGCCAATCAGGCGTTGAATTACCTGACCTCCGGCAATGTGCCCCAGCGCTTGGGTAACGCCCACCCCAACATCGTGCCTTACCAGGCGTTCGCCACCCAAGATGGCCATATGATTATGGCGGTCGGCAATGACGAGCAGTTCAAGCGTTTTTGCACGGTGCTTTCGCTACCGACCTTGGCTGAAGACCCACGCTTTGCCACCAACGGTGCCCGGGTGAATCACCGGGCACTGCTGGTACCGCAATTGGAAGCGGCGCTGGCCCAACGCACCACCGATGAATGGCTGGCCGCCTTTGAAGCGGTCGGTGTGCCCTGCGGGCCGATCAATACGCTCGATCGGGTGTTCGATGACCCGCATGTAAAAGCGCGCGGGCTCAAACAGACCCTGCCCCACGACCAAGCGGGCCACGTTGATCTAGTGGCTAACCCTATCCGCTTTAATGGCGCTCAACTGAGTGCCACCACGGCGCCGCCCCACTTGGGCCAACACACAGAAAGCGTGTTGGAAGAGCTTGGGATTACTCCGGAGCAGCGTACGGCGCTTCGCGAAGCGGGCATTATTTAG